One genomic window of Methanosarcina acetivorans C2A includes the following:
- a CDS encoding DEAD/DEAH box helicase family protein, translating to MLDLNEFQTRKLKIDILLKEQGWDVNDRSKVVLEVDTKQSDFKKQDYKQVNETRRNDAESKYADYLLLDSTGKPLAIIEAKRTTKDPILGQKQAEEYADDIKAQTGKEVFIFLSNGYQIWLWDRERYGPRQLKGFYSLKDLERLLYQRKNSELEAEIDIDGSIVDRAKSIEVATRVVEHIHKGHRKALIVMATGTGKTRVAMAIIDQLIREGRVQRVLFLTDRKALRKQAYEKGYLRFFPEETKEIILSGNYNSNCRLYVSTIQTFQEIYNQKDRNEMYRISPGAFDLIFSDEAHRSIYSKWKGIFTYLDAIQIGLTATPADMVDRDTFRFFECNDDIPTALYSYEDAVRDAVLCDFRKNISGARTYFQIEGIKPENLTEGEREELIKKGIDPDEINFEGTELEKKIAVKGTSEAIVREFMENCLTDQAGTLPAKTIFFAISKLHAKRLWEAFEKLYPEYKGKLARIIVSEDSRAQQLIKDFEEKPFPRIAISVDMMDTGIDVPEVCNLVFAKPVFSKIKFWQMLGRGTRADGACEHREWLPDGKKEYFKVFDFWNNFEYWNMNPEGVQNESAEAITNRIFLTRLKQLGELMQHRDPASEKAAEQVKAKIISDIESLPRDSVNVREHLQDVEKALSPKLWDNIAVDPVEFLQKKIMPLMKFKPDVNLKEATFTLRCEKLAYALLENDKAEIDRLKTSIAEMVDRLPRTLDSVRAKEALMDNVLSRSFWETVSFEDVQLLLSDLAPLMPYMAKEPRETIVIDMSDIIAERKEWQISGGNDPSYVEAYRREVEACIRALAETHPAVRKIKNNEPLTDYDLEQLEETLLNADLTPDNPKLSSLASLSNLYPSRHASLVDFIRQVLGLYSSPAPDALIKDAFQTYIIENNKHYSSDQLNFILTLQTVFLKKKHIEYSTLWQPPFTNFGTTSPFPMFTQEELNSFIDICKGVEKDLFM from the coding sequence ATGCTCGACCTGAACGAGTTCCAGACAAGGAAACTAAAAATAGATATTTTACTTAAGGAACAGGGCTGGGACGTAAACGACAGGTCAAAAGTTGTCCTCGAAGTTGACACAAAACAATCTGATTTTAAAAAACAGGACTACAAGCAGGTTAACGAAACCCGCAGAAATGATGCTGAGAGCAAGTATGCAGATTATCTGCTGCTGGACAGTACCGGAAAACCACTTGCAATAATCGAAGCCAAGCGAACAACTAAAGACCCTATTCTGGGACAAAAGCAAGCTGAAGAGTATGCTGATGATATAAAAGCACAGACAGGGAAAGAAGTTTTCATTTTCCTTTCGAACGGCTATCAGATATGGTTATGGGACAGAGAACGCTACGGACCCCGCCAGCTAAAGGGTTTTTATTCCCTGAAAGATCTTGAAAGGCTGCTCTACCAGAGAAAAAACTCGGAGCTGGAAGCCGAAATAGATATTGACGGAAGCATTGTAGACCGTGCAAAAAGCATAGAGGTCGCGACAAGGGTTGTCGAACACATACACAAAGGGCACAGGAAAGCCCTTATTGTGATGGCGACCGGAACTGGAAAAACCAGGGTTGCAATGGCGATTATTGATCAGCTCATTCGGGAAGGCAGGGTTCAGAGAGTCCTCTTTCTAACGGACAGAAAAGCCCTTCGAAAGCAGGCTTATGAGAAGGGATACCTGCGTTTTTTCCCGGAAGAAACAAAAGAAATTATCCTTTCAGGAAACTACAATTCCAACTGCAGGCTGTACGTTTCCACGATTCAGACTTTTCAGGAGATTTACAACCAGAAAGACAGAAACGAGATGTACAGGATTTCTCCCGGAGCGTTTGACCTGATCTTTTCTGACGAAGCCCACAGGTCAATTTATTCGAAATGGAAAGGGATTTTTACCTACCTTGATGCAATCCAGATAGGACTGACAGCTACGCCTGCTGATATGGTGGACAGGGACACCTTCAGGTTTTTCGAGTGCAACGACGATATCCCGACTGCCCTTTACTCTTATGAGGACGCTGTTCGGGACGCCGTGCTTTGCGATTTCAGGAAGAATATCTCAGGCGCCAGGACATATTTCCAGATAGAAGGCATAAAGCCTGAAAACCTGACCGAAGGCGAACGGGAAGAACTGATAAAGAAAGGCATAGACCCTGATGAAATCAACTTTGAAGGCACGGAGCTTGAGAAAAAAATTGCAGTCAAGGGCACTTCCGAAGCAATTGTGCGGGAGTTTATGGAAAACTGCCTTACCGACCAGGCAGGAACGCTGCCCGCAAAAACTATCTTTTTTGCAATCTCAAAACTGCATGCAAAGAGGCTCTGGGAAGCTTTTGAGAAGCTTTACCCCGAATATAAAGGAAAGCTGGCAAGGATTATTGTCTCTGAAGACTCAAGAGCCCAGCAGTTGATCAAGGACTTTGAAGAAAAGCCGTTCCCGAGGATTGCAATATCAGTTGACATGATGGACACCGGTATCGATGTCCCCGAGGTCTGCAACCTGGTCTTTGCAAAACCCGTATTTTCAAAAATCAAGTTCTGGCAGATGCTTGGCAGAGGCACGCGGGCAGACGGGGCCTGCGAACACAGGGAATGGTTGCCTGACGGAAAAAAAGAGTATTTCAAGGTCTTTGATTTCTGGAACAATTTTGAATACTGGAATATGAACCCCGAAGGTGTACAAAATGAGTCTGCCGAAGCGATTACAAACCGCATTTTCCTGACCCGGCTCAAACAGCTCGGAGAACTGATGCAGCACAGAGACCCTGCATCGGAAAAAGCTGCCGAGCAGGTGAAGGCAAAGATTATTTCCGATATCGAATCCCTTCCCCGCGATTCGGTAAACGTGCGGGAACACCTTCAGGACGTGGAAAAAGCCCTATCCCCTAAACTCTGGGACAATATCGCAGTTGACCCGGTCGAGTTCTTGCAGAAGAAAATCATGCCCCTGATGAAGTTCAAGCCGGACGTGAACCTCAAGGAAGCAACCTTCACTCTGCGCTGCGAAAAGCTGGCTTACGCGCTTCTGGAAAACGATAAGGCAGAAATCGACCGCCTGAAAACTTCAATTGCCGAAATGGTAGACCGCCTCCCCCGCACCCTTGATTCGGTCCGTGCAAAAGAAGCCCTGATGGACAACGTGCTTTCTCGCTCCTTCTGGGAAACCGTAAGCTTTGAAGATGTGCAGCTCCTCCTCTCCGACCTCGCTCCCCTCATGCCCTATATGGCAAAAGAACCCCGCGAAACGATAGTAATCGATATGAGTGACATCATTGCAGAAAGAAAAGAGTGGCAGATCTCCGGCGGAAATGACCCCTCCTATGTGGAAGCCTACCGCCGCGAAGTCGAAGCATGCATCAGAGCCCTTGCCGAAACCCACCCCGCCGTCCGGAAAATCAAAAATAACGAACCTCTTACCGATTATGACCTTGAGCAGCTTGAAGAAACCCTCCTGAACGCAGACCTCACCCCTGACAACCCGAAGCTTTCCAGCCTCGCCAGCCTTTCCAATCTCTACCCCAGCCGGCACGCTTCGCTTGTGGACTTCATCCGCCAGGTGCTGGGCCTCTACTCCTCCCCTGCCCCTGACGCCCTGATCAAGGACGCCTTCCAGACCTACATAATCGAAAATAATAAGCACTACTCCTCAGACCAGCTCAACTTCATCCTGACTCTCCAGACCGTCTTCCTGAAAAAGAAACACATCGAATACTCCACCCTCTGGCAGCCCCCCTTCACCAACTTCGGCACAACTTCCCCCTTCCCGATGTTCACTCAGGAAGAATTAAATTCCTTCATCGACA
- a CDS encoding metal-dependent hydrolase, which translates to MLLFGHLGVTLGIFFGLGIFIPRLRTIIDPRYLAIGAILPDLIDKPIGEIIFASTFSSGRIIGHTLLFSLLLFMIGLYIYQRNRDIRGLSLTAGSFLHLFEDQMWFDPQTFLWPLFGWSFPRESRDYIGLEHLLDMFEASFHLDFLQSHVIEILGLAIGFVLAYYLSKKLIGNEEL; encoded by the coding sequence ATGCTTCTCTTTGGACACCTGGGCGTTACGCTCGGTATATTTTTCGGGCTTGGGATTTTCATACCTAGGTTGAGGACTATCATAGATCCGCGCTATCTGGCAATCGGAGCTATCCTGCCCGATTTGATAGACAAGCCGATAGGCGAAATAATCTTTGCTTCAACTTTTTCAAGTGGCCGCATTATAGGTCATACCCTGCTTTTTTCCCTTCTTCTCTTTATGATAGGTTTGTACATATACCAAAGAAACAGGGACATCCGGGGTCTCTCTCTTACGGCCGGCTCCTTCTTACATCTCTTTGAAGACCAGATGTGGTTCGATCCTCAAACTTTCCTCTGGCCCCTTTTCGGCTGGAGTTTTCCCAGAGAATCCAGGGATTATATCGGACTGGAACACCTTCTGGATATGTTTGAAGCCTCTTTCCACCTTGATTTTCTGCAAAGCCATGTAATTGAAATCCTGGGCCTGGCAATAGGGTTCGTTCTTGCTTATTACCTGTCGAAAAAATTGATTGGAAATGAAGAACTCTGA
- a CDS encoding ABC transporter permease, whose translation MIPKNKKIKILSVLLTVLIITALSLFTYSQITSDYCTDTIPPGNIIAIYQADYTYGDLNAVYVRGAGLNIDPENYDRMIAYEDIPDIASMDGVENVILYDTGYLDPIIYTAASEGRLPDKLNLIAVPEAIAQDYLNQTVIPYGTEDLEEGRLPRDGAHEITISKKLLEKHFAYTDEMLTRTIGSKVNYENETYTIVGINSYDICYISFDAKRNYGLYQYDAEAFNEFVIRNIDYKKTNEYFHPEYVNEIFIFTADGSEKSVLDRLFQEYPAENYISGEYVSVWKKTFNGSVLRKIIVIDSICVAWLGVLLVLLNKKPVSKV comes from the coding sequence ATTATCCCCAAAAATAAAAAAATCAAAATTCTGTCAGTTTTACTAACAGTACTTATTATCACAGCCTTATCCCTGTTCACATATTCTCAAATTACCTCTGATTATTGTACGGACACCATACCCCCAGGCAACATCATTGCTATCTATCAGGCAGACTACACATATGGGGACCTTAATGCAGTTTATGTCAGAGGGGCCGGATTGAATATCGATCCCGAGAACTATGATCGGATGATAGCATACGAAGACATACCTGATATTGCTTCAATGGATGGGGTTGAAAACGTAATTCTTTATGATACCGGTTATTTAGATCCCATTATTTATACAGCTGCAAGCGAAGGCAGATTACCGGATAAATTGAATCTCATTGCAGTGCCTGAAGCTATAGCACAGGATTACCTTAATCAGACTGTTATTCCCTACGGGACAGAAGACCTGGAAGAAGGCAGGCTTCCTCGGGACGGAGCCCACGAAATTACAATTTCAAAGAAATTGCTGGAAAAGCACTTTGCATACACCGATGAAATGCTGACCCGGACAATCGGCAGCAAGGTAAACTATGAAAATGAAACCTATACCATCGTGGGCATAAACAGCTATGATATCTGTTACATCTCCTTTGACGCAAAAAGAAACTACGGACTCTATCAGTATGATGCGGAAGCTTTTAATGAATTTGTAATAAGAAATATCGACTACAAGAAAACGAATGAATATTTTCATCCGGAATATGTAAATGAAATCTTTATCTTTACAGCGGACGGCTCGGAAAAGTCGGTGCTGGACAGGCTTTTTCAAGAATATCCTGCTGAAAATTACATTTCCGGCGAATATGTTTCCGTATGGAAAAAGACATTTAACGGAAGTGTTCTGCGAAAAATAATCGTCATCGATAGTATTTGTGTTGCCTGGCTGGGCGTTCTCCTTGTGCTCTTAAACAAAAAGCCCGTTTCAAAAGTATAA
- the htpX gene encoding zinc metalloprotease HtpX — protein sequence MKRKWERDLGLQGRMLFTMFLLAAVYLFFLAFLSYSGTPPVFMLLFVGAFMGIQYFYSDKMVLWTTGAHIVSESEAPQLHDMVTRLCVIADIPKPQIAIVQTRVPNAFATGRSPNKAVVAVTTGIMDKLTPAELEAVLAHELSHVKNRDMAVLTIASFISTIAFYIVRYSLYFGGMGGDRRRDGGGILLVWLVSIAVWVVSFLLIRALSRYREFAADRGSAIITGQPANLASALMKISGLMDRVPSEDLRKVEGMNAFFIIPAISGSSFMDIFSTHPSVEKRLAQLEKMQKEMS from the coding sequence ATGAAAAGAAAATGGGAACGGGACCTGGGACTTCAGGGACGGATGCTCTTTACTATGTTCCTTCTGGCGGCAGTTTACCTCTTCTTCCTAGCTTTTCTCTCGTACAGCGGGACCCCGCCAGTGTTTATGCTGCTTTTTGTAGGTGCATTCATGGGCATTCAGTACTTCTATTCGGACAAAATGGTACTCTGGACAACAGGGGCGCATATTGTCTCCGAAAGCGAAGCCCCGCAGCTGCATGATATGGTCACCAGGCTGTGTGTAATAGCCGACATCCCTAAACCGCAGATAGCAATTGTCCAGACCCGGGTGCCGAATGCTTTTGCCACGGGCAGGAGCCCGAATAAAGCCGTTGTTGCGGTCACAACAGGGATTATGGACAAACTCACGCCTGCCGAACTTGAGGCAGTGCTTGCCCACGAACTGAGCCATGTAAAGAACAGGGATATGGCTGTCCTGACAATTGCCAGTTTTATCTCAACCATAGCTTTCTACATTGTCCGCTACAGTCTCTATTTTGGAGGCATGGGAGGAGACAGGCGGCGGGACGGCGGAGGCATTTTACTTGTCTGGCTGGTCTCAATTGCAGTCTGGGTTGTCAGTTTCCTGCTGATCCGTGCCCTTTCCCGCTACAGGGAATTTGCCGCAGACAGGGGATCGGCAATCATCACCGGGCAGCCTGCAAACCTTGCTTCTGCCCTGATGAAGATAAGCGGGCTTATGGATAGAGTGCCGAGTGAGGACCTCAGGAAGGTCGAGGGCATGAATGCCTTCTTCATTATCCCCGCAATCTCGGGCTCTTCGTTCATGGACATCTTTTCCACTCACCCCTCCGTGGAAAAGAGGTTAGCCCAGCTTGAAAAGATGCAGAAGGAAATGAGTTAA
- a CDS encoding LysE family translocator, with product MLDLIEYLVMGAFLGLAAGTSPGPLLAVTISETLQHGKWEGIKVAVSPLITDLPIILAVLFVLSHLTGSDFVIGIIAFFGASYLIYSGIESLKSRTDSFEIKEAKKDALKKGVIVNFGNPHPYVFWLSIGGPIIYKSFSIHVWATILFIAGFYMLLVGSKVGVALIVEKSKFFINSKYYLSIIRALGIAQIVFGLTFIKVGLDSLNVI from the coding sequence ATGCTTGATCTTATTGAATATTTAGTCATGGGAGCTTTTCTTGGTCTTGCTGCAGGGACATCGCCTGGCCCACTCTTAGCTGTAACTATTTCTGAGACTCTGCAGCACGGCAAGTGGGAAGGAATAAAGGTTGCAGTATCTCCTCTGATTACGGACCTGCCAATAATTTTAGCCGTACTGTTTGTTCTTTCCCACCTGACAGGCTCTGATTTTGTTATTGGAATTATTGCATTTTTCGGGGCTTCATATCTGATATACTCAGGAATCGAATCTCTGAAATCCAGAACGGACAGCTTTGAAATAAAAGAAGCAAAGAAAGACGCCCTTAAAAAAGGAGTTATTGTCAACTTCGGAAACCCGCACCCGTACGTCTTCTGGCTCTCCATAGGCGGGCCAATAATTTATAAGAGCTTCAGTATCCACGTCTGGGCTACAATCCTATTCATAGCCGGGTTCTATATGCTGCTTGTAGGGTCAAAGGTGGGAGTCGCACTGATTGTAGAGAAATCAAAATTTTTTATCAACAGCAAGTATTACTTATCCATTATCCGGGCTCTTGGAATTGCACAGATTGTCTTCGGATTGACTTTTATTAAAGTGGGCCTGGATTCATTGAACGTAATTTGA
- a CDS encoding HsdM family class I SAM-dependent methyltransferase has protein sequence MSENTSSIVSKVWSFCNVLRDGGVSYGDYLEQLTYLIFLKMAEEYRKPPYNRDIGIPEKYTWDNLKQQRGAELDTRYKELLEELGQKPGMLGQIFLKAQNKVSDPAMLYKIIDMIDKESWVMMGVDTKGEIYEGLLQKNAEDTKSGAGQYFTPRPLIKVMVQCLRPEPMKTIGDPCCGTGGFFLAAYDFLTSNYRLDREQSRFLKNKTFGGNEIVAGTRRLALMNMFLHNIGEIDGEPMISNSDALIADPGYRYDYILTNPPFGKKSSMTFTNEEGEQEKEDLTYNRQDFWTSTSNKQLNFLQHIHTILKTGGQAAVVLPDNVLFEGGAGETIRKKLLETTDLHTILRLPTGIFYANGVKANVLFFEAKPASKNPWTKEVWIYDYRTNVHHTLKKNPMKYSDLEDFIKCYNPEIHFSRKETWSEEATEGRFRKFSYDEIVARDKTNLDIFWLKDKSLADLDNLPDPDILANEIIENMEASLASFKEIMATINGEDEGN, from the coding sequence ATGTCTGAAAACACCTCATCCATCGTTTCCAAAGTCTGGAGCTTCTGCAACGTCCTGAGGGACGGGGGCGTGAGCTACGGAGATTATCTGGAGCAGTTGACCTACCTCATATTCCTGAAAATGGCGGAAGAGTACAGGAAGCCGCCGTACAACAGGGATATAGGCATCCCGGAGAAATACACCTGGGATAATCTGAAACAGCAGCGTGGGGCTGAACTCGATACCCGCTACAAAGAGCTGTTAGAAGAACTCGGGCAAAAGCCGGGGATGCTCGGGCAGATCTTCCTCAAAGCCCAGAATAAGGTCAGCGACCCTGCCATGCTCTACAAGATCATTGATATGATCGACAAGGAAAGCTGGGTCATGATGGGTGTGGACACAAAAGGAGAGATTTACGAAGGGCTCCTGCAGAAGAACGCCGAAGATACGAAAAGCGGAGCCGGGCAGTATTTCACCCCGAGGCCGCTCATCAAGGTAATGGTGCAGTGCCTCCGGCCCGAGCCCATGAAAACAATAGGGGATCCCTGCTGCGGCACAGGCGGGTTCTTTTTAGCAGCCTACGACTTCCTGACATCAAATTACCGGCTGGACCGGGAGCAGAGCCGCTTCCTGAAAAACAAAACCTTTGGCGGAAATGAAATCGTTGCCGGGACCAGGCGGCTTGCTTTAATGAACATGTTCCTGCACAACATCGGGGAAATAGACGGGGAGCCCATGATCTCCAATTCCGATGCACTCATAGCCGATCCGGGCTACCGTTACGATTACATCCTCACAAACCCGCCTTTTGGAAAGAAAAGCAGCATGACCTTCACAAACGAAGAAGGCGAGCAGGAAAAAGAAGACCTCACATACAACCGCCAGGACTTCTGGACAAGCACAAGCAACAAGCAGCTCAACTTTTTGCAGCACATCCATACGATCCTCAAGACCGGCGGGCAGGCAGCGGTGGTACTGCCGGACAATGTTCTTTTTGAAGGCGGAGCAGGAGAGACCATCCGCAAAAAACTTCTCGAAACTACCGACCTGCACACAATCCTGCGCCTGCCGACAGGCATTTTCTATGCAAATGGTGTAAAGGCGAACGTGCTTTTCTTTGAAGCAAAACCCGCATCAAAAAACCCCTGGACAAAAGAAGTCTGGATCTACGATTACCGCACCAATGTGCATCACACCTTGAAGAAAAACCCTATGAAATATTCCGATCTGGAAGACTTTATTAAATGTTACAACCCTGAAATCCACTTCAGCCGCAAAGAAACCTGGAGTGAAGAAGCTACAGAAGGCAGGTTCAGGAAATTCAGCTATGATGAAATTGTAGCAAGGGATAAGACGAACCTGGACATCTTCTGGCTCAAAGACAAAAGCCTCGCTGACCTCGATAACCTTCCTGACCCTGATATTCTCGCAAATGAGATAATTGAGAATATGGAGGCTTCACTGGCAAGTTTCAAAGAAATAATGGCTACAATTAACGGTGAAGATGAAGGGAATTGA
- a CDS encoding PspA-associated protein PspAB, producing MGLRDFMDAVMGRSRLPKAKSDKLFAISTARITLESSLGLKPSGYAGICFKSIGATSYESARNEIEELLENSSKETQTEFRMEKDEFDFLWAIFRDPDFEDLVANIYLVSQTLEDRGFGEQILCAIYRFDSEPEAGTAGHGTKTGAGKAVYWIYNFKQGTYYPFIPLSNRQRDSPFEFRLRSAMEREMPVEKSVEKWYPLWGIPF from the coding sequence ATGGGTTTGCGGGATTTTATGGATGCGGTCATGGGCCGTAGCAGGCTTCCGAAAGCAAAAAGTGACAAACTTTTTGCAATCTCAACAGCCAGGATTACCCTTGAAAGCAGTCTGGGCTTAAAACCCTCAGGATACGCAGGAATCTGTTTCAAGTCGATAGGAGCTACATCCTATGAATCCGCCAGAAATGAGATCGAAGAGCTTCTGGAGAACAGCTCAAAGGAAACACAAACCGAGTTCAGGATGGAAAAAGACGAGTTCGATTTCCTCTGGGCTATTTTCAGGGACCCTGATTTCGAAGACCTGGTTGCAAATATCTACCTCGTAAGCCAGACCCTCGAAGACCGCGGCTTTGGTGAGCAGATCCTCTGTGCCATTTACAGGTTTGACAGTGAGCCTGAAGCAGGAACAGCCGGGCACGGGACAAAAACAGGAGCCGGAAAAGCAGTTTACTGGATCTATAACTTTAAACAGGGGACTTACTACCCCTTTATTCCGCTTTCCAACAGGCAGAGGGACAGTCCATTTGAGTTCAGGCTCAGATCCGCAATGGAAAGGGAAATGCCTGTCGAAAAAAGCGTGGAAAAATGGTACCCTCTCTGGGGAATCCCCTTTTAA
- a CDS encoding daunorubicin resistance protein DrrA family ABC transporter ATP-binding protein — MQNILSVKSLTKKFDDLTAVKGISFDVETGSIFAFLGPNGAGKSTTIKMLTTVLRPTSGEILINGYNALKEQDKARSSFGIVFQDYSLDSELTAYENMEYHSVIYKVPKAEREERIKTALEIVGLWNRRNDLVKKYSGGMKRRLEIARALVHYPKVLFLDEPTVGLDPQTRMSIWNHIKRLNEERKMTIFLTTHYMDEAEAMADKIAIIDHGKIIESGTLAEIMERTETESLEESFLKLTGRDIRDENGNGGDKMRFMRGIGRRHGH; from the coding sequence ATGCAAAACATACTCTCAGTCAAGTCCCTGACAAAAAAATTTGATGATCTTACCGCAGTGAAGGGCATCAGTTTTGATGTCGAAACAGGTTCGATCTTTGCTTTCCTTGGCCCAAACGGAGCAGGCAAGTCCACAACTATCAAGATGCTCACAACAGTCCTGAGGCCCACATCAGGAGAAATCCTGATCAACGGATATAACGCCCTTAAGGAACAGGACAAAGCCCGCTCTTCTTTTGGCATAGTCTTTCAGGACTACAGCCTGGACAGTGAGCTTACTGCTTACGAAAACATGGAATACCACTCCGTTATCTACAAAGTTCCCAAAGCCGAAAGGGAAGAGAGGATCAAAACTGCTCTTGAGATCGTCGGGCTCTGGAACAGGCGGAATGATTTAGTGAAAAAGTACTCAGGTGGGATGAAAAGGAGGCTTGAGATTGCGCGGGCGCTTGTCCACTACCCGAAGGTCCTTTTTCTGGATGAGCCCACGGTAGGGCTTGACCCACAGACGCGGATGTCCATCTGGAACCACATAAAAAGGTTGAATGAAGAAAGGAAAATGACGATTTTCCTTACCACTCACTACATGGACGAAGCCGAAGCGATGGCAGACAAAATAGCAATCATCGACCACGGGAAAATAATCGAATCCGGGACCCTGGCAGAGATAATGGAAAGGACGGAAACCGAATCCTTAGAAGAATCCTTCCTGAAACTGACCGGAAGGGACATCCGGGACGAAAACGGGAACGGAGGGGATAAAATGCGGTTTATGCGGGGAATTGGCAGGAGGCACGGGCATTGA
- a CDS encoding ABC transporter permease: MIEVIYILWLRQLKHYWRSKARLLGSLGQPLLFMIAFGFGFGPMYTRASGGGNYMDFLAPGIVSMSILFTAIFSGLEVIWDRQFGFLKETFVAPISRTEIMVGKTLGGATIAMIQGLIVLSLTYVLGFRISSLASLGMGLIFMSLIAIFFTGLGLTIASSMEDMQGFQLIMNFLIMPIFFLSGALFPLENLPPAIYFISRIDPLTYGVDGLRGVLSGMSTFGIYSDLAVIGTLSVLVCIIGALLFSKVEA, from the coding sequence TTGATCGAGGTAATCTACATCCTGTGGCTTCGGCAGCTCAAGCACTACTGGCGCTCAAAAGCCCGGCTGCTAGGCTCCCTCGGGCAACCCCTCCTCTTCATGATCGCCTTCGGTTTCGGCTTCGGGCCCATGTACACTAGAGCCAGCGGAGGTGGAAACTACATGGACTTCCTGGCTCCGGGAATAGTCTCCATGTCGATCCTCTTTACAGCCATCTTTTCCGGACTTGAGGTAATCTGGGACCGGCAGTTCGGGTTCCTGAAAGAAACTTTCGTAGCCCCGATCTCCAGGACGGAAATCATGGTCGGAAAAACCCTCGGAGGCGCAACTATAGCCATGATCCAGGGCTTGATCGTGCTCAGCCTGACTTATGTGCTGGGCTTCAGAATTTCCAGCCTTGCAAGTCTTGGGATGGGTTTAATTTTCATGTCTCTGATAGCCATTTTCTTTACGGGCCTTGGCCTTACGATCGCTTCCTCGATGGAAGATATGCAAGGTTTTCAGCTGATCATGAACTTCCTTATCATGCCTATCTTCTTCCTTTCAGGCGCCCTCTTCCCCCTCGAAAACCTGCCCCCGGCAATCTACTTTATAAGCAGAATCGACCCCCTGACTTACGGCGTGGACGGGCTCCGGGGAGTCCTTTCCGGGATGAGCACGTTTGGAATCTACAGCGACCTTGCAGTAATAGGCACACTCTCAGTACTTGTCTGCATAATCGGAGCTCTCCTTTTTTCGAAGGTTGAGGCTTAA